In the Podospora bellae-mahoneyi strain CBS 112042 chromosome 4, whole genome shotgun sequence genome, one interval contains:
- a CDS encoding hypothetical protein (EggNog:ENOG503P1RQ; COG:S) gives MAAIARITAFAKTTRLAPCPPRTMATSTTSTKPDWSPEKYLRFEAPRGRPINDLISFLSRSGLSQPQRIIDLGSGPGNSTIALKKQWPGAQITGVELSPAMVTAASEKNGGEGIDYQAGDVKDFIAPPDTDLIFSNAVFHWLRSSERIATIVQHLKRLKPGSLLAFQVPDNFAEPSHRLMRYTAYHSPGPWAKYFMGQDQKPELDPIESVGTWYNSLKPHCESVEIWHTTYHHILEGHEAIVKWFETTGLKPYLDLLEQDEAAKKAFLEQYVRGLKREYPTLADGRVVLHFPRLFVVGFRGKA, from the coding sequence ATGGCAGCCATAGCCCGGATCACAGCGTTTGCCAAAACCACTCGACTTGCGCCTTGTCCTCCACGAACCatggcaacatcaaccacaagTACCAAACCCGACTGGTCCCCGGAGAAATATCTCCGCTTCGAAGCTCCCCGCGGCAGGCCCATCAACGACTTGATCTCAttcctctcccgctccgGCCTATCACAACCGCAGAGGATCATCGACTTGGGCTCCGGGCCGGGAAACTCGACCATTGCCCTCAAGAAGCAATGGCCTGGCGCACAAATCACCGGTGTTGAGCTCTCCCCCGCCATGGTCACCGCTGCCAGCGAGAAGAATGGCGGCGAAGGCATCGACTACCAAGCCGGCGATGTGAAGGACTTCATTGCGCCCCCAGACACCGACCTCATCTTTAGCAATGCAGTGTTCCACTGGCTGCGTAGCAGTGAAAGAATCGCAACGATTGTGCAACACCTCAAGCGACTAAAGCCAGGGAGTTTGTTGGCGTTCCAGGTGCCGGATAACTTTGCTGAGCCATCTCATCGTTTGATGAGATACACGGCATACCACTCTCCGGGACCGTGGGCAAAGTACTTTATGGGTCAAGACCAAAAGCCGGAGCTTGACCCGATCGAGTCGGTGGGGACATGGTACAACTCACTGAAGCCTCACTGCGAAAGCGTCGAGATCTGGCACACGACATATCACCATATCCTTGAGGGACATGAGGCGATTGTCAAGTGGTTTGAGACCACGGGGCTGAAGCCGTACCTGGATTTGTTGGAGCAGGATGAGGCAGCAAAGAAGGCGTTTTTGGAGCAGTATGTGAGAGGACTGAAGAGAGAGTATCCGACATTGGCGGACGGAAGGGTGGTGCTTCACTTTCCCAGGTTGTTTGTAGTAGGCTTCCGAGGTAAGGCATGA
- a CDS encoding hypothetical protein (EggNog:ENOG503P5M7; COG:S) — protein MGINSIPTEVLDLIFDCLEKEKPDNMNRYGHLGAAVRPESLRNARLVCRQWNALATKHLFRTIALMHNGNDKAFDTWKQIVNSPAVQQAAREAEVYSVRPPPRGYYRQLERDYDTWCSWDLGDWPEFVTAIQGLGNLPNLRAVNIRFTEGCEGVEKSDYREEIVETFSTRMHTIENVFKAIQRRKSRANQVITPITSLTIENLQNMPFTEFLETGLFRSVIEDITELRLSVAQEDHDDGPDYDLYYDERFTFEPWLQEEFLPCFASRLTSLNITFGECWGVAPGYFDGKGLHFPNLKTLILGEYVIGHHDQFDWVLTQTTLETLCLNRCMIVSYLEYTSDDIEKWDDLTTHDWKFVAGQGGGWTLHKFDGVWEVVFDAIRTRLPNLVQFRMDHAKLNDVADRGLPSVDDMDCCLSAKRYVHFSSGTIPPWLESNSDGHMDIELGGEDEAECSGVNRAMETQEGDMRAFKELVQAVEERARRRL, from the coding sequence ATGGGGATCAATTCCATTCCAACAGAGGTCCTGGACCTCATTTTTGACTGCcttgaaaaagaaaagcctGACAATATGAATCGATACGGTCATCTTGGAGCAGCGGTGAGGCCAGAAAGCCTTCGAAACGCCCGTCTAGTCTGTCGCCAATGGAACGCTCTCGCAACAAAGCACCTCTTCCGAACCATCGCTCTCATGCACAACGGAAACGACAAGGCGTTTGACACGTGGAAGCAAATTGTCAACAGTCCGGCCGTACAGCAAGCTGCCCGTGAAGCCGAGGTTTACAGTGTCCGCCCGCCACCGCGCGGCTATTACCGCCAACTAGAGCGCGATTATGATACATGGTGTTCGTGGGACTTGGGAGACTGGCCCGAGTTCGTGACAGCGATCCAAGGCCTCGGAAACTTGCCCAACCTCCGGGCTGTCAACATTCGCTTCACAGAAGGGTGTGAAGGCGTCGAGAAAAGCGACTACCGTGAAGAAATCGTGGAAACCTTTTCTACCCGGATGCACACGATTGAGAACGTGTTCAAAGCGATTCAACGGCGGAAATCCCGTGCCAACCAAgtcatcacccccatcacatcTCTCACCATCGAGAACCTGCAAAATATGCCGTTCACCGAGTTTTTGGAAACCGGCCTCTTCCGCTCGGTCATCGAGGACATCACAGAGCTGCGTCTTTCGGTCGCTCAGGAGGATCACGATGACGGCCCCGACTACGACCTGTACTATGACGAGCGTTTCACCTTTGAGCCCTGGCTTCAGGAGGAGTTCCTCCCCTGTTTCGCCAGCCGGCTCACATCGCTCAACATAACTTTCGGCGAGTGCTGGGGGGTTGCCCCCGGGTATTTTGATGGAAAGGGTCTGCATTTCCCCAATCTCAAAACGCTGATATTGGGGGAGTATGTCATTGGCCACCACGACCAGTTCGACTGGGTTCTAACCCAAACCACGCTCGAAACACTCTGCCTGAACCGATGTATGATTGTCTCGTACTTGGAATACACCAGCGACGACATCGAGAAGTGGGACGACCTTACCACCCATGACTGGAAGTTTGTTGCGGgtcagggaggaggttggaccCTTCACAAGTTTGACGGTGTTTGGGAAGTGGTTTTTGATGCCATACGGACAAGACTCCCCAATCTTGTTCAATTTCGTATGGATCATGCAAAGTTGAATGATGTCGCCGACCGAGGTTTACCCTCGGTAGATGATATGGACTGCTGCCTCTCAGCTAAGAGATATGTCCATTTCTCATCTGGTACGATCCCACCCTGGCTAGAATCAAACAGCGATGGCCACATGGATATCGAGTTGGGGGGTGAGGACGAAGCGGAGTGTTCCGGAGTTAACCGGGCAATGGAGACGCAGGAAGGAGACATGAGGGCATTCAAGGAGCTCGTTCAAGCAGTTGAAGaaagggcgaggaggcggttgtGA